The following are from one region of the Streptomyces decoyicus genome:
- a CDS encoding methyltransferase domain-containing protein, whose product MSTDAPADPASQPSTGPVNPPAAQGESTLPTADAAYWEAAADSFDDEPDHGLRDPAVRSAWAVRLRAWLPSGPATVLDLGCGTGSLALLAAERGHRVTGVDRSPRMIARARAKLAGRDAAFMVGDAAEPPVGEQRFDVVLVRHVLWALPDPVAALRRWAGLLTPGGRLVLVEGRWGEAEPVGIPAAELTAQVEPLAARTYVESLSGDPALWGKEVTDERYVLIAELPRRHTEVVDVHLVLRRGEEVLLARRAGTGYADGLLHAPSGHAEDGEDVREAMIREAAEEIGLRLAPEDLKVALVMQHCAPPPAQPRIGWFFEAAYGAGGEPWNREPDKCAELAWFRLDALPDDMVAYCRAGLDGLRAGHRFLLHWHRPGDAVAHDPSAPSRAVTLDGAWPSG is encoded by the coding sequence ATGAGCACCGATGCGCCCGCCGACCCGGCCTCTCAGCCCTCCACCGGACCTGTCAACCCCCCTGCCGCCCAAGGGGAATCGACCCTGCCGACCGCCGACGCCGCCTACTGGGAAGCGGCCGCCGACTCCTTCGACGACGAGCCCGATCACGGTTTGCGCGACCCCGCGGTCCGCTCCGCCTGGGCCGTCCGGCTGCGTGCCTGGCTCCCGTCCGGGCCCGCCACCGTCCTCGACCTGGGCTGCGGCACGGGAAGCCTGGCCCTGCTCGCCGCCGAGCGGGGCCACCGGGTCACGGGCGTCGACCGTTCCCCGCGCATGATCGCGCGGGCCCGCGCCAAGCTCGCGGGCCGGGACGCCGCGTTCATGGTCGGTGACGCCGCCGAACCGCCCGTGGGGGAGCAGCGGTTCGATGTCGTCCTGGTGCGCCATGTCCTGTGGGCGCTGCCCGATCCGGTGGCCGCGCTGCGCCGGTGGGCCGGGCTGCTCACGCCCGGCGGCCGGCTGGTGCTGGTCGAGGGCCGCTGGGGGGAGGCCGAGCCGGTCGGCATCCCGGCCGCCGAACTCACCGCCCAGGTCGAGCCGTTGGCGGCGCGGACATACGTGGAGAGCCTCTCCGGCGATCCGGCGCTGTGGGGCAAGGAGGTGACCGACGAGCGGTATGTGCTGATCGCCGAGCTCCCGCGCCGGCACACCGAAGTGGTCGACGTCCACCTCGTCCTGCGCCGCGGCGAGGAGGTGCTGCTCGCCCGCCGGGCCGGTACGGGCTATGCGGACGGTCTGCTGCACGCCCCCTCGGGCCATGCGGAGGACGGTGAGGACGTCAGGGAGGCCATGATCCGGGAGGCCGCGGAGGAGATCGGGCTGCGACTGGCGCCCGAGGACCTGAAGGTCGCGCTCGTCATGCAGCACTGCGCCCCGCCCCCGGCGCAGCCCCGGATCGGCTGGTTCTTCGAGGCGGCGTACGGGGCGGGCGGCGAACCGTGGAACCGCGAGCCGGACAAGTGCGCCGAGTTGGCGTGGTTCCGGCTGGATGCGCTGCCGGACGACATGGTCGCGTACTGCCGCGCCGGCCTGGACGGACTGCGGGCGGGACACCGCTTCCTGCTCCACTGGCACCGGCCCGGCGACGCCGTCGCCCATGACCCGTCGGCGCCCTCGCGCGCGGTCACCCTGGACGGGGCGTGGCCGAGCGGGTGA
- a CDS encoding SpoIIE family protein phosphatase encodes MSASQSSRFSGDGVFDLTRTAVVMADRAGVTQGWTRGAERLLGYPVSEAVGRPLADLFAGVGAGPEQDGRWQTRLASADGWSGLEAVRHKDGHRLDLEFRVLPLLDARKDSARLVLAAEMARTPWSGASRSFLEGILGMSPIGVAMVNADLQFVWLNDALEEMGGTTRAQRLGQRLADIQPGLDGESIEAEMRRVLSTGIPSVGYEYLGRPQSDPQREHAYSTSFFRLEDEAGQVLGVCYMVLDVTESYRARQRMALLNKAGERIGSSLDVLRTAQELADAAVPDLADFVTVDLLDALLTREDAAPGPLDAADLLTMRRAGAQSVREGCPEAVVAIGEAAAYPPSAPVVRSLTKGDSTLLQTLDLAEGDRSADDPFRAAHLQGLGFHSLMVVPLRARGVFLGAAAFARRQPIGPFQPDDLVLAEEFVARAAISIDNARRYTREHTAALTLQHSLLPRDLPEQCAVEAAYRYLPADSLSGVGGDWFDVIPLSGARVALVVGDVVGHGVHAAATMGRLRAAVQALADLDLSPEEVLAHLDDMLNRVAHDTNTDDGSIGATCLYAVYDPVSCSCALARAGHPAPLLVSPEGTGRLLELPTGPPLGLGGMPFESVELPLPEGSLLALYTNGLLLGKALDLDGGITRLRDALADPQAPLEDICETVIGGLPGGRPVDDVALLLARTRALPRTRLAAWEIAADPSAVGEARRTAAGQLREWGLDELAFSAELIVSELVTNALRHASAPIGLRMIRARELICEVSDASSTSPHLRHARTTDEGGRGLFLIARYAERWGTRYTAEGKIIWAELPLGPTTGPEPANDLDTLLEHLEDQGDFTGA; translated from the coding sequence ATGAGTGCCTCACAGAGCAGCCGTTTCTCCGGAGACGGGGTCTTCGACCTCACACGGACGGCCGTGGTGATGGCCGATCGTGCGGGGGTGACGCAGGGCTGGACCCGGGGCGCGGAGCGGCTCCTCGGCTATCCGGTCTCCGAGGCCGTCGGCAGGCCCCTGGCGGACCTCTTCGCCGGGGTGGGCGCCGGGCCCGAGCAGGACGGCAGGTGGCAGACCCGGCTGGCGTCCGCGGACGGCTGGAGCGGGCTGGAGGCCGTACGGCACAAGGACGGGCACCGCCTCGACCTGGAGTTCCGCGTCCTGCCCCTCCTGGATGCCCGGAAGGACTCCGCACGTCTCGTGCTTGCCGCGGAGATGGCGCGGACGCCCTGGTCGGGGGCGAGCCGCTCGTTCCTGGAGGGCATTCTCGGCATGTCGCCGATCGGTGTGGCCATGGTGAACGCCGATCTCCAGTTCGTGTGGCTGAACGACGCCCTGGAGGAGATGGGCGGTACCACCCGTGCGCAGCGCCTCGGGCAGCGCCTGGCGGACATCCAGCCGGGCCTGGACGGGGAGTCCATCGAGGCGGAGATGCGCCGGGTGCTGAGCACCGGCATCCCCTCGGTCGGCTACGAATACCTGGGGCGCCCGCAGTCCGATCCGCAACGGGAGCACGCCTACTCCACATCGTTCTTCCGTCTGGAGGACGAAGCCGGTCAGGTGCTCGGCGTCTGCTACATGGTCCTCGACGTCACGGAAAGTTACCGGGCGCGGCAGCGGATGGCGCTGCTGAACAAGGCCGGCGAACGCATCGGCAGCTCGCTGGATGTCTTGCGGACCGCGCAGGAGCTCGCCGACGCGGCGGTTCCGGATCTTGCCGACTTCGTCACCGTCGATCTGCTCGATGCGCTGCTCACCAGGGAGGACGCGGCGCCCGGCCCGCTCGATGCGGCGGACCTGCTCACCATGCGCCGGGCCGGAGCACAGTCCGTCCGCGAGGGCTGCCCCGAGGCCGTGGTCGCCATCGGGGAAGCGGCCGCCTATCCCCCGTCGGCGCCCGTCGTGCGGAGCCTCACCAAGGGCGACTCCACGCTGCTCCAGACGCTGGACCTCGCCGAGGGTGACCGGTCGGCCGATGACCCGTTCCGGGCGGCGCACCTGCAAGGACTGGGCTTTCATTCGCTGATGGTGGTGCCGCTCCGGGCACGGGGCGTCTTCCTGGGAGCGGCCGCGTTCGCCCGCCGGCAGCCCATCGGACCGTTCCAGCCCGACGACCTGGTGCTCGCCGAGGAATTCGTCGCCCGCGCCGCGATCTCCATCGACAACGCCCGCCGGTACACCCGCGAGCACACCGCGGCCCTCACCCTCCAGCACAGCCTGCTGCCGCGCGATCTGCCCGAGCAGTGCGCGGTGGAAGCCGCCTACCGCTATCTGCCGGCCGACTCCCTCAGCGGGGTCGGCGGTGACTGGTTCGACGTGATCCCGCTGTCCGGAGCACGGGTCGCGCTGGTGGTCGGCGATGTGGTCGGCCACGGCGTGCATGCCGCGGCCACGATGGGGCGGCTGCGCGCGGCGGTACAGGCGCTCGCGGACCTGGACCTGTCCCCGGAGGAGGTGCTGGCGCATCTGGACGACATGCTCAACCGCGTCGCCCACGACACGAACACCGACGACGGGTCCATCGGGGCCACCTGCCTCTACGCCGTCTACGACCCCGTCAGCTGCTCCTGCGCCCTGGCCCGCGCCGGTCACCCCGCTCCGCTGCTCGTCAGCCCCGAGGGCACCGGCCGGCTTCTGGAGCTGCCGACCGGCCCGCCGCTGGGGCTGGGCGGGATGCCCTTCGAATCCGTCGAACTGCCGCTGCCGGAAGGGAGTCTGCTGGCCCTGTACACCAACGGACTGCTGCTGGGGAAGGCCCTCGATCTCGACGGGGGGATCACCAGGCTGCGCGACGCGCTGGCCGATCCGCAGGCTCCTCTGGAGGACATCTGCGAGACGGTGATCGGCGGTCTGCCGGGCGGGCGGCCGGTCGACGATGTGGCGCTGCTGCTGGCACGTACCCGGGCCCTGCCCCGTACCCGGCTGGCCGCTTGGGAGATCGCCGCCGACCCGTCCGCGGTCGGCGAGGCCCGCAGGACCGCTGCCGGACAGCTGAGGGAGTGGGGGCTGGACGAACTCGCCTTCTCCGCCGAGCTGATCGTCAGCGAACTGGTCACCAATGCCCTCCGGCACGCCTCCGCACCGATCGGCCTGCGGATGATCCGGGCCCGCGAGCTGATCTGCGAGGTCTCGGACGCCAGCAGCACCTCCCCGCACCTCCGCCACGCACGGACCACCGACGAGGGAGGCCGCGGCCTGTTCCTCATCGCCCGCTACGCCGAGCGGTGGGGCACCCGCTACACCGCCGAGGGAAAAATCATCTGGGCCGAACTCCCCCTCGGCCCCACCACCGGCCCCGAACCGGCGAACGACCTGGACACACTCCTCGAACACCTCGAGGACCAGGGGGACTTCACGGGGGCATAG
- a CDS encoding MerR family transcriptional regulator produces MLIGELAERTGTSERLLRYYERAGLLRPERLPNGYRAYTESDAAAVRRIRALLAAGLPTRIIRQVLPCTTGTVAVQPCPGVLDALRGQLRALDRRSAELAAAREVLRETIAGAEGRRGEHPQHRPVPQRPDM; encoded by the coding sequence TTGCTGATCGGGGAGTTGGCCGAGCGGACCGGGACCAGTGAGCGGCTGCTGCGCTACTACGAGCGGGCGGGGCTGCTGCGGCCCGAGCGGCTGCCCAACGGCTATCGCGCCTACACCGAGTCCGACGCCGCCGCCGTACGGCGCATCCGCGCTCTCCTCGCGGCCGGGCTGCCCACCCGCATCATCCGCCAGGTGCTGCCCTGCACCACCGGCACGGTCGCGGTGCAGCCCTGCCCCGGCGTGCTCGACGCGCTCCGCGGCCAACTGCGCGCCCTCGACCGCCGGTCCGCCGAGCTCGCCGCGGCCCGCGAGGTGCTGCGCGAGACCATCGCCGGTGCGGAGGGCCGGCGCGGCGAGCACCCGCAGCACAGGCCCGTTCCCCAGCGGCCGGACATGTGA
- a CDS encoding amidohydrolase family protein: MIIDAHSHVHDPLDAHLSVLDDAGVDRTVLFPTRPHPERATDLASLRHEMSVLDRALAGRTDGGTYAIDDGYARAERELHEALAAHPDRFLGFGSVPLGRSAAETAAAVAHAVAGRGLHGIGELTPPPDQAALVEPVLRAARDHAGLPVVVHGYAPTTAADLRTLAGLAARYPRVPLVISQLAGTHWMEAIELARATPNIYLELSTAHIIFAVRLAVRELPTRTLFGSDAPYGDPLLSRATVERVTPPGEVRARVLGGNLAELLGLG, from the coding sequence ATGATCATCGATGCCCACAGCCATGTCCACGACCCGCTCGACGCCCATCTGTCCGTGCTGGACGACGCGGGCGTGGACCGTACGGTCCTCTTCCCCACCCGCCCACACCCGGAACGAGCGACGGACCTGGCCTCCCTCCGCCACGAGATGAGCGTGCTGGACCGCGCGCTGGCGGGCCGGACCGACGGCGGTACTTACGCAATCGACGACGGCTACGCCAGGGCGGAGCGGGAGCTGCACGAGGCCCTCGCCGCCCACCCCGACCGCTTCCTGGGCTTCGGCTCCGTCCCCCTGGGCCGTTCCGCCGCCGAGACCGCCGCCGCGGTGGCGCACGCAGTGGCAGGCCGCGGACTGCACGGCATCGGGGAGCTCACCCCGCCCCCGGACCAGGCGGCCCTGGTCGAGCCGGTGCTCCGGGCGGCGCGCGACCATGCCGGCCTCCCGGTGGTCGTCCACGGCTACGCTCCCACGACCGCAGCGGACCTGCGCACCCTGGCCGGCCTGGCTGCCCGCTACCCGAGGGTGCCGCTCGTGATCAGCCAACTGGCCGGAACCCACTGGATGGAGGCGATCGAGCTGGCCCGTGCCACGCCGAACATCTACCTGGAACTGTCGACAGCTCACATCATCTTCGCCGTCCGCCTGGCCGTCCGCGAACTCCCCACTCGTACCCTCTTCGGCTCGGACGCCCCCTACGGCGACCCCCTTCTGTCCCGCGCCACAGTGGAACGGGTCACGCCACCCGGCGAGGTCCGCGCGCGGGTGCTGGGCGGGAATCTGGCGGAGCTGCTGGGCTTGGGATGA
- a CDS encoding lytic polysaccharide monooxygenase, with product MSVRRKATGIALTGIAPLALTVLTASPAAAHGSMTDPVSRVSACFAEGPESPKSAACKAAVQAGGTQALYDWNGVRDGNAGGQSKTRIPDGKLCSANSAEYKGLDLPRGDWPSSTMRAGRHTFHYKATAPHRGSFELYLTKSSYNPAKPLKWSDLESKPFAKVTDPKLTNGEYVFDGKVPARSGRHLIYSIWQRSDSPEAFYTCSDVVFGKDSGGTAAKPAPTASAPSATQLSAAAGKSSIGTGRHEHTESGTDRHEHTESGTGTHTDAVTPAGADAPAPGGSSKAEGNAARAQGGGTPAGGRRLAETGGDSSTAPLAIGGAAVLAVGAGVLFATTRRKAARHHG from the coding sequence ATGAGCGTTCGTCGTAAAGCCACCGGGATCGCGCTGACCGGCATCGCGCCGCTCGCGCTCACCGTGCTCACCGCGAGCCCGGCCGCCGCGCACGGTTCGATGACGGACCCGGTCAGCCGGGTCTCGGCCTGCTTCGCCGAGGGGCCGGAGAGCCCGAAGTCCGCGGCGTGCAAGGCGGCCGTGCAGGCCGGTGGCACCCAGGCGCTCTACGACTGGAACGGCGTACGGGACGGCAACGCGGGAGGGCAGTCCAAAACACGCATCCCGGACGGCAAGTTGTGCAGTGCCAACAGCGCGGAGTACAAGGGCCTGGACCTGCCCCGGGGCGACTGGCCCTCGTCCACGATGCGGGCGGGCCGCCACACCTTCCACTACAAGGCCACGGCGCCCCACCGGGGGTCCTTCGAGCTGTACCTCACCAAGAGCAGCTACAACCCGGCCAAGCCGCTGAAGTGGTCCGACCTGGAGTCGAAGCCGTTCGCGAAGGTCACCGATCCGAAGCTGACCAACGGGGAGTACGTCTTCGACGGGAAGGTGCCGGCACGGTCCGGGCGCCATCTGATCTACAGCATCTGGCAGCGGTCGGACAGCCCGGAGGCGTTCTACACCTGCTCGGACGTGGTCTTCGGGAAGGACAGCGGCGGGACCGCCGCGAAGCCCGCGCCCACCGCCTCCGCGCCGAGCGCCACCCAGCTCTCGGCGGCCGCCGGCAAGTCGTCGATCGGTACGGGCCGGCACGAGCACACGGAGAGCGGGACGGACCGGCACGAGCACACGGAGAGCGGGACCGGCACGCACACCGATGCGGTGACGCCGGCGGGCGCCGACGCCCCTGCGCCGGGCGGCAGTTCGAAGGCCGAGGGCAACGCCGCGCGGGCCCAGGGCGGCGGCACGCCCGCCGGCGGCCGGCGGCTGGCGGAGACCGGTGGTGACAGCTCCACCGCCCCGCTGGCCATCGGCGGCGCCGCCGTCCTGGCCGTGGGTGCCGGGGTGCTGTTCGCCACCACCCGCCGCAAGGCCGCCCGGCACCACGGCTGA
- a CDS encoding Lrp/AsnC family transcriptional regulator, whose protein sequence is MDDIDSAIVRELQRDARQTNRELAGRLNIAPSTCLERVRALRARGVLTGFRATVDLRALNRPVQALLTIRIRPMNREVIEWFKAFLTSLPEVLNVYVVAGGDDFLVHVAVPDVDRLHALLMDQVFKRREVVDCRSSVIYQHVANDIIEPLPPNGP, encoded by the coding sequence ATGGACGACATTGATTCGGCGATTGTCCGCGAACTGCAGCGCGATGCACGGCAGACCAATCGCGAGCTGGCCGGCAGACTCAACATCGCGCCCTCCACCTGTCTGGAGCGGGTCCGCGCGCTGCGCGCCCGCGGCGTGCTCACCGGCTTCCGGGCCACGGTCGATCTGCGCGCCCTCAACCGCCCCGTACAGGCGTTGCTCACGATCCGGATCCGTCCGATGAACCGCGAGGTCATCGAGTGGTTCAAGGCGTTCTTGACCTCGTTGCCGGAGGTGCTCAACGTCTATGTCGTCGCGGGCGGTGACGACTTCCTGGTCCATGTCGCCGTCCCGGACGTCGACCGGCTGCATGCGCTCCTCATGGACCAGGTCTTCAAGCGCCGCGAGGTCGTCGACTGCCGCAGCTCGGTCATCTACCAGCACGTCGCCAACGACATCATCGAGCCGTTGCCGCCGAACGGCCCATAA
- a CDS encoding APC family permease — protein MTVQETSLPASERPDVRRLGIGSGTALCAGAVLGPGVLALPSLAADAAGPASLVAWVVLLALCVPVATAFAALGARFPDGGGVATYVHRAIGPRAAAVVGWWFYGAVPIGVVSAAWIGGKYVADAAGWGGTGAAAVAGAVLAGSLASNAVGLRLSGRVQLLFGGLLAAVLLCTVLAAAPQVSARHFTPFLPGGWSSVGSAASVLFFAFAGWEAASHLSGEFADPGRDLPRVTRRTLAVITVLYLGLAVVTIGALGPAAAATDTPLTELLARSVGGAARPVAAAAALFLTFGAVNSYLAGASRLGAALGRDGAAPRLLAEGGAPGEVPRRSLAVLGGAAVLVGAAAGFGGADLDVLMRATATCLAAVTLAGLAAALVLLPRRTPLWCGVCASTLLTAAVLAFSGWLLLIPAGLAGAAFCFLTLRRGIRRDRVSR, from the coding sequence GTGACCGTACAAGAAACATCCCTTCCCGCTTCCGAACGTCCGGATGTACGGCGGCTGGGCATCGGCAGCGGTACCGCGCTGTGCGCCGGCGCGGTGCTCGGCCCCGGTGTCCTGGCCCTGCCGTCCCTGGCCGCCGACGCGGCCGGACCCGCCTCGCTCGTGGCCTGGGTGGTGCTGCTGGCCCTGTGCGTGCCGGTGGCCACCGCCTTCGCGGCGCTCGGCGCGCGGTTCCCCGACGGCGGGGGCGTGGCCACGTATGTGCACCGGGCGATCGGGCCGCGGGCGGCGGCCGTGGTGGGGTGGTGGTTCTACGGAGCGGTGCCGATCGGTGTGGTCTCGGCGGCCTGGATCGGCGGGAAGTACGTGGCCGATGCGGCCGGTTGGGGCGGCACGGGCGCGGCGGCCGTGGCCGGGGCGGTGCTGGCGGGGTCACTGGCCTCGAACGCGGTGGGGCTGCGACTGTCGGGCCGGGTGCAGCTGCTGTTCGGCGGACTGCTGGCGGCGGTGCTGCTGTGCACGGTGCTGGCCGCCGCCCCGCAGGTATCCGCCCGCCACTTCACACCGTTCCTGCCCGGCGGCTGGTCCTCGGTGGGGTCGGCGGCCTCGGTGCTGTTCTTCGCGTTCGCGGGCTGGGAGGCGGCCAGCCATCTGTCGGGCGAGTTCGCCGATCCCGGACGGGATCTGCCGCGGGTGACGCGCCGTACGCTCGCCGTCATCACCGTGCTCTACCTGGGGCTCGCGGTGGTCACGATCGGTGCGCTGGGGCCGGCCGCGGCCGCCACCGACACCCCGCTGACCGAGCTGCTCGCCCGGAGCGTGGGCGGCGCGGCGCGCCCCGTGGCTGCCGCGGCGGCGCTCTTCCTCACCTTCGGCGCGGTCAACTCGTATCTGGCCGGGGCGTCCCGGCTCGGTGCGGCGCTCGGCCGGGACGGGGCGGCGCCACGACTGCTGGCCGAGGGCGGCGCGCCGGGCGAGGTGCCGCGGCGGTCGCTGGCGGTGCTGGGCGGGGCGGCCGTTCTCGTCGGCGCGGCGGCCGGGTTCGGCGGCGCCGATCTGGACGTCCTGATGAGGGCCACCGCCACCTGTCTGGCGGCGGTGACCCTCGCCGGCCTGGCCGCCGCACTGGTGCTGCTGCCGCGCCGCACTCCCCTGTGGTGCGGCGTGTGCGCAAGCACGCTGCTGACGGCGGCGGTGCTGGCCTTCTCCGGATGGCTGCTGCTGATCCCCGCGGGTCTGGCGGGCGCCGCGTTCTGCTTTCTGACGCTGCGCCGGGGGATCCGCCGGGACCGCGTCAGCCGATGA